One genomic segment of Pseudomonas sp. p1(2021b) includes these proteins:
- a CDS encoding type II toxin-antitoxin system RelE/ParE family toxin — MQTLIQTEVYRRWFAALRDARARARINVRLRRVELGVMGDCKPIDEGVSELRIDYGPGYRVYFVQRGYEVIILLAGGDKASQARDIKTALKLARDL, encoded by the coding sequence ATGCAAACACTTATACAAACCGAGGTATACAGAAGGTGGTTCGCTGCGCTGCGAGATGCTCGCGCACGGGCTCGCATCAATGTGCGGTTGCGTCGGGTGGAGCTTGGGGTGATGGGTGACTGTAAGCCTATTGATGAAGGAGTATCCGAGCTTCGGATTGACTACGGTCCAGGCTATCGGGTGTATTTCGTTCAGCGGGGCTACGAGGTGATCATTCTTTTGGCGGGAGGCGACAAAGCCAGCCAGGCCAGGGACATCAAGACCGCCCTCAAGTTGGCACGCGATCTTTAG
- a CDS encoding addiction module antidote protein, translating to MTNMKLTKWDAADHLRTEEDMALYLEACLEENDPALLAAALGDIARARGMAQLARDTGLTREGLYKALSADGNPSLATIMKVMAALGVRLHAELIAPQPAG from the coding sequence ATGACAAATATGAAATTGACCAAGTGGGACGCTGCAGACCATCTGCGAACCGAGGAGGACATGGCCTTGTACCTTGAGGCTTGCCTTGAAGAAAACGACCCGGCATTGCTTGCCGCTGCCTTGGGTGATATCGCTCGTGCGCGAGGAATGGCGCAATTGGCGCGCGATACTGGGCTGACTCGAGAGGGGCTGTACAAGGCGTTGTCCGCAGATGGGAATCCCAGTCTGGCGACAATCATGAAAGTAATGGCGGCCCTTGGGGTCAGGTTGCATGCTGAGCTGATCGCTCCCCAGCCGGCAGGGTAG
- a CDS encoding oxidative damage protection protein, which produces MTRTVKCRKYNEELPGLPRPPYPGAKGQDIFDNISQKAWDEWQKHQTMLINEKRLNMMNAEDRKFLQAEMDKFFAGEDYAQAEGYVPPSE; this is translated from the coding sequence ATGACCCGCACCGTGAAGTGCCGCAAGTACAACGAAGAACTCCCCGGCCTGCCCCGCCCACCCTACCCGGGCGCCAAGGGCCAGGACATCTTCGACAATATCTCGCAGAAGGCCTGGGACGAGTGGCAGAAGCACCAGACCATGCTGATCAACGAGAAGCGCCTGAACATGATGAACGCCGAGGACCGCAAATTCCTCCAGGCGGAGATGGACAAGTTCTTCGCCGGCGAAGACTACGCCCAGGCCGAAGGCTACGTTCCACCCAGCGAATGA
- a CDS encoding ABC transporter ATP-binding protein encodes MAQATPALEIRNLHKRYGEQEILKGISLTARDGDVISILGSSGSGKSTLLRCINLLENPHQGQILVAGEELKLKSTKNGDLIAADNRQINRLRSEIGFVFQNFNLWPHMSILDNIIEAPRRVLGQSKAEAIEAAEALLAKVGIHDKRHSYPAQLSGGQQQRAAIARTLAMKPKVILFDEPTSALDPEMVQEVLNVIRALAEEGRTMLLVTHEMNFARQVSSEVVFLHQGLVEEQGSPQQVFENPTSARCKQFMSSHR; translated from the coding sequence ATGGCCCAGGCCACGCCCGCGCTGGAAATCCGCAACCTGCATAAACGCTACGGCGAGCAGGAGATTCTCAAGGGCATTTCTCTGACCGCTCGCGACGGCGACGTGATCTCCATCCTGGGGTCGTCCGGTTCCGGCAAGTCCACCCTGCTGCGCTGCATCAACCTGCTGGAGAACCCGCACCAGGGCCAGATCCTCGTGGCCGGTGAGGAGCTCAAGCTCAAGTCGACCAAGAACGGCGACCTGATCGCCGCCGACAATCGCCAGATCAACCGCCTGCGCAGCGAGATCGGCTTCGTCTTCCAGAATTTCAACCTGTGGCCGCACATGTCGATCCTCGACAACATCATCGAGGCCCCACGCCGCGTGCTCGGCCAGAGCAAGGCCGAGGCCATCGAGGCGGCCGAGGCGCTGCTGGCCAAGGTCGGCATCCATGACAAACGCCACAGCTACCCCGCCCAGCTTTCCGGTGGCCAGCAACAACGCGCCGCCATCGCCCGGACCTTGGCCATGAAGCCGAAGGTCATCCTGTTCGACGAGCCGACTTCGGCGCTCGATCCGGAAATGGTCCAGGAAGTGCTTAACGTCATCCGCGCCTTGGCCGAAGAAGGCCGTACCATGCTGCTGGTGACGCACGAAATGAACTTTGCCCGCCAGGTGTCCAGTGAAGTCGTGTTCCTGCACCAGGGCCTGGTCGAAGAGCAGGGATCGCCGCAGCAGGTGTTCGAAAACCCGACCTCGGCGCGTTGCAAGCAATTCATGTCCAGCCACCGCTAA
- a CDS encoding ABC transporter substrate-binding protein: MQTYKKFLLAAAATLVVSANAMAAEKLRMGIEAAYPPFNNKDASGNVVGFDKDIGDALCAKMKVECSVVTSDWDGIIPALNAKKFDFLVSSLSITDERKQAVDFTDPYYSNKLQFIAPKNVDFKTDKASLKGKVIGTQRATLAGTWLEDNYGDDVEIKLYDTQENAYLDLVSGRIDGILADKYVQYEWLKSKDGQNFEFKGEPVVDSDKIGIAVRKGDPLREKLNTALKEIKADGTYKKINDKYFPFSIE; the protein is encoded by the coding sequence ATGCAGACCTACAAGAAATTCCTCCTGGCCGCTGCCGCCACGCTGGTCGTCTCGGCCAACGCCATGGCCGCGGAAAAACTGCGCATGGGTATCGAAGCGGCCTACCCGCCGTTCAACAACAAGGACGCCAGCGGTAACGTGGTCGGCTTCGACAAGGACATCGGCGACGCCCTGTGCGCCAAGATGAAAGTCGAGTGCTCGGTCGTGACCTCCGACTGGGACGGCATCATCCCGGCCCTGAACGCCAAGAAGTTCGACTTCCTGGTGTCGTCGCTGTCGATCACCGACGAGCGCAAGCAGGCCGTGGACTTCACCGACCCCTACTACTCCAACAAGCTGCAGTTCATCGCGCCGAAGAACGTCGACTTCAAGACCGACAAGGCCTCGCTCAAGGGCAAGGTGATCGGCACCCAGCGCGCCACCCTGGCCGGCACCTGGCTTGAAGACAACTACGGCGACGACGTCGAGATCAAGCTGTACGACACCCAGGAAAACGCCTACCTCGACCTGGTCTCCGGTCGTATCGATGGCATCCTGGCCGACAAGTACGTGCAGTACGAATGGCTCAAGAGCAAGGACGGCCAGAACTTCGAGTTCAAGGGCGAGCCTGTGGTCGACAGCGACAAGATCGGCATCGCCGTGCGCAAGGGTGACCCGCTGCGCGAGAAGCTGAACACCGCCCTGAAAGAAATCAAAGCCGACGGTACGTACAAGAAGATCAACGACAAGTACTTCCCGTTCAGCATCGAATGA
- a CDS encoding ABC transporter permease, translating to MNIDLHGFGPALAAGTLMTVKLALCALLLGLVLGLLGALAKTSPVKPLQWLGSTYSTLVRGVPELLWVLLIYFGTVGLMNSLGEALNMPGLELSAFAAGVIALGLCFGAYATEVFRGAILAIPKGHREAGLALGLSKGRILSRIILPQMWRVALPGLGNLFMILMKDTALVSVIGLEEIMRHAQIGVTVTKEPFTFYMVAACIYLCLTIVAMTGMHFLEKRAARGFVRAEQ from the coding sequence ATGAATATCGACCTGCACGGATTCGGTCCGGCCCTGGCGGCTGGCACCCTGATGACCGTAAAACTGGCGCTTTGCGCCCTGCTGCTGGGGCTGGTCCTGGGCCTGCTCGGCGCCCTGGCCAAGACGTCCCCGGTCAAGCCGCTGCAATGGCTTGGCAGCACCTACTCGACCCTGGTTCGCGGCGTACCCGAACTGCTCTGGGTCCTGCTCATCTATTTCGGCACCGTCGGGCTGATGAACAGCCTCGGCGAAGCCCTGAACATGCCTGGCCTGGAGCTCAGTGCCTTTGCCGCGGGGGTGATCGCCCTGGGGTTGTGCTTCGGCGCCTACGCCACGGAAGTGTTCCGCGGCGCCATCCTGGCCATTCCCAAGGGGCACCGTGAGGCCGGCCTGGCCCTGGGCCTGTCCAAGGGCCGCATCCTGTCGCGGATCATTCTGCCGCAGATGTGGCGCGTCGCCCTGCCTGGCCTGGGCAACCTGTTCATGATCCTGATGAAGGACACCGCGCTGGTGTCGGTGATCGGCCTGGAAGAGATCATGCGCCACGCGCAGATCGGCGTGACCGTGACCAAGGAGCCGTTCACCTTCTACATGGTCGCAGCCTGCATCTACCTGTGCCTGACCATCGTGGCCATGACCGGCATGCACTTCCTGGAAAAACGCGCCGCTCGCGGCTTCGTGAGGGCCGAACAATGA
- the gabP gene encoding GABA permease, with product MSGKHNSNDLAQGLKQRHVTMLSIAGVIGAGLFVGSGHAIAAAGPAVLLAYAAAGTLVVLVMRMLGEMAIASPDTGSFSTYADRSIGRWAGFTIGWLYWWFWVLVIPLEANAAAAILHAWFPAVDLWAFSLIITLALTLTNLCSVKNYGEFEFWFALLKVLAIIGFIVVGCVAMFGLVPGSQISGASHLFDTQGFMPNGLGAVLAAMLTTMFSFMGTEIVTIAAAESKDPGKQISRATNSVIWRICLFYLVSIFLVVALVPWNDPALAETGSYQTVLSRIGVPNAKLIVDIVVLVAVTSCLNSALYTSSRMLFSLSKRGDAPAVAQRTTQAGTPHWAVLLSTAAAFLCVFANYVAPAAVFEFLLASSGAIALLVYLVIAVSQLRMRSQREARGEKIAFKMWLFPGLTWATIAFIVAVLAVMALREDHRAEIIATALLSIGVVAAGLLVQRKRKAQGLAEGRAVLDN from the coding sequence ATGAGCGGTAAGCACAATTCCAATGACCTCGCTCAGGGGCTCAAGCAACGGCATGTAACCATGCTGTCCATCGCTGGCGTGATCGGCGCCGGCCTGTTCGTCGGCTCTGGCCATGCTATCGCCGCAGCCGGCCCCGCCGTGCTGCTGGCCTATGCGGCTGCCGGTACCCTGGTGGTGCTGGTGATGCGCATGCTCGGCGAGATGGCCATCGCCTCGCCGGACACCGGTTCCTTCTCTACTTACGCCGACCGCTCCATCGGGCGCTGGGCGGGCTTCACCATCGGCTGGCTGTACTGGTGGTTCTGGGTGCTGGTGATCCCGCTGGAGGCCAACGCCGCCGCAGCCATCCTGCATGCCTGGTTCCCCGCCGTGGACCTCTGGGCCTTCTCCCTCATCATTACCTTGGCGCTGACCCTGACCAACCTGTGCAGCGTGAAGAACTACGGTGAGTTCGAATTCTGGTTCGCCCTGCTCAAGGTGTTGGCGATCATCGGCTTCATCGTGGTCGGCTGCGTGGCCATGTTCGGCCTGGTGCCGGGCAGCCAGATCAGCGGTGCCAGCCACCTGTTCGACACCCAGGGCTTCATGCCCAACGGCCTGGGCGCGGTGCTGGCCGCCATGCTGACCACCATGTTCTCGTTCATGGGTACCGAGATCGTCACCATCGCCGCCGCCGAGTCGAAGGACCCGGGCAAGCAGATCAGCCGCGCCACCAACTCGGTGATCTGGCGTATCTGCCTGTTCTACCTGGTGTCGATCTTCCTGGTGGTGGCCCTGGTGCCGTGGAACGACCCGGCCCTGGCCGAAACCGGCTCCTACCAGACCGTGCTGAGCCGCATCGGCGTGCCGAACGCCAAGCTGATCGTCGACATCGTGGTGCTGGTTGCGGTGACCAGCTGCCTGAACTCGGCGCTGTACACCTCCTCGCGCATGCTGTTCTCCCTGAGCAAGCGTGGCGATGCCCCGGCCGTGGCCCAGCGCACCACTCAGGCGGGCACCCCGCACTGGGCGGTATTGCTGTCCACTGCGGCGGCGTTCCTGTGCGTGTTCGCCAACTACGTGGCGCCGGCGGCGGTGTTCGAGTTCCTGCTGGCCAGCTCCGGCGCCATCGCCCTGCTGGTGTACCTGGTGATCGCCGTGTCGCAACTGCGCATGCGCAGCCAGCGCGAGGCCCGTGGCGAGAAGATCGCCTTCAAGATGTGGCTGTTCCCAGGGCTGACCTGGGCGACCATCGCCTTCATCGTTGCCGTGTTGGCGGTGATGGCGCTGCGTGAAGACCACCGTGCCGAGATCATTGCCACTGCCTTGCTGAGCATTGGTGTGGTTGCGGCTGGCCTGCTGGTGCAGCGCAAGCGCAAGGCCCAGGGCCTGGCTGAAGGTCGGGCGGTGCTGGATAACTGA